The Sesamum indicum cultivar Zhongzhi No. 13 linkage group LG6, S_indicum_v1.0, whole genome shotgun sequence genome has a segment encoding these proteins:
- the LOC105164754 gene encoding protein NRT1/ PTR FAMILY 1.2-like, translated as MATFGVMTNMILYLVNEYHMEMTTASNILFLWTAANNFMPVLCAAIADSYLGKFYIIGLGSIVYVMGMVLLWSTALIAQARPPPCDQSSDSCSPPTFLQSMVLCSSLGLIAVGAGGIRASSMAFGADQLENEEGKENSGVGESYFSWYYTLYLIAILMGNTCVVYVQDNMGWKVGFAFPSVLTMFGTVSFFLGSPFYVQVQTNTSLVTGLFQVLVASYRNRQFKLPSDATTNITYYHKNGLAPGFPSSKLRFLNKACIVRDPQKDLTPDGRARDPWSLCTIVQVEELKALLRVIPIWSSGMIMFVDLSQNSFPVLQATETNRRITSGFMIPAASLQTITIISTILWVGLKDSVFLPLASRVTGRPVNISTTRRMGIGIFLSCIAMMVTAAVESMRRGRAIKDGNSSEHHLISVLWLVPQYCLSGLSDGFNEITQNEFYYSELPRSMSSIASNLSGLGFAVGSLLASFVMNMVDSISKARGRQSWITSDINKGRYDCYYLVLAGLSMANTVYYLVCRRAYGPLKAERRLKEHEDEL; from the exons ATGGCAACATTTGGGGTGATGACGAACATGATATTGTATCTGGTGAATGAATATCACATGGAAATGACTACAGCTTCCAACATATTGTTTTTGTGGACAGCAGCCAACAATTTCATGCCCGTTCTTTGTGCTGCCATTGCGGATTCTTACTTGGGCAAGTTCTATATCATCGGACTCGGATCTATTGTATACGTGATG GGGATGGTTCTTTTATGGTCAACTGCATTGATTGCACAAGCACGGCCACCTCCATGTGATCAATCAAGCGACAGCTGCAGCCCCCCGACGTTTTTGCAGTCCATGGTCCTGTGTTCATCTCTTGGGCTCATTGCCGTTGGAGCAGGGGGGATCAGGGCTTCTTCCATGGCTTTTGGAGCAGACcaattggaaaatgaagagGGCAAGGAGAATTCTGGTGTGGGCGAGAGCTACTTCAGTTGGTACTACACCTTGTACTTGATCGCTATCTTAATGGGCAACACTTGTGTCGTTTATGTCCAAGACAACATGGGATGGAAAGTTGGTTTTGCTTTCCCTTCTGTGCTTACGATGTTTGGCACTGTTTCATTCTTCTTGGGGTCTCCGTTCTATGTCCAAGTGCAGACAAATACAAGCTTAGTCACTGGCCTTTTTCAAGTGCTCGTGGCTTCTTACAGGAACCGACAATTCAAATTACCATCGGATGCCACCACAAACATAACCTACTACCACAAGAATGGCCTAGCTCCTGGTTTTCCCAGTAGCAAACTAAG GTTTCTGAATAAGGCTTGCATCGTCAGAGATCCACAGAAAGACCTGACTCCCGATGGAAGAGCCAGAGATCCGTGGAGCCTTTGCACCATAGTTCAAGTAGAAGAGCTCAAAGCATTACTCAGGGTAATTCCCATATGGTCCTCAGGAATGATAATGTTTGTAGATCTCTCCCAGAACTCTTTTCCAGTACTCCAAGCAACTGAAACAAATAGGCGTATTACTTCAGGGTTTATGATTCCAGCAGCCTCTCTTCAAACAATCACCATTATCTCTACTATACTATGGGTTGGTCTCAAAGATAGCGTATTTCTTCCTTTGGCATCTCGAGTCACGGGAAGACCTGTTAATATAAGCACTACAAGAAGAATGGGAATTGGTATATTTCTCTCCTGCATAGCCATGATGGTGACAGCAGCTGTAGAGAGCATGCGTAGGGGTCGAGCAATAAAGGATGGAAACAGCTCGGAGCATCACTTAATATCAGTTCTGTGGTTGGTTCCACAATATTGCCTCAGCGGGTTGTCAGATGGTTTTAACGAGATAACTCAAAACGAGTTCTATTATTCTGAACTCCCAAGAAGTATGTCCAGCATAGCTTCCAATTTAAGTGGACTTGGGTTTGCTGTTGGGAGCTTGTTAGCCAGCTTTGTTATGAACATGGTTGACAGTATATCAAAAGCAAGGGGGCGACAGAGCTGGATCACAAGCGATATTAACAAGGGTCGCTATGATTGCTATTACTTGGTTCTTGCTGGATTGAGTATGGCTAATACGGTTTATTATCTTGTTTGTCGTAGGGCTTATGGTCCTTTAAAAGCAGAAAGAAGACTGAAGGAACACGAGGATGAGTTGTGA